The Porites lutea chromosome 4, jaPorLute2.1, whole genome shotgun sequence genome contains a region encoding:
- the LOC140932892 gene encoding uncharacterized protein, producing the protein MINWGKRSDGNAIVISTSVITDAYNEIATWRKNVFLVPYGKIGRDFIDQVTLHINDWNSGSDNQHISLKAAFVLLAVGLQKPSPKSKAKDHQDVLSKRLILWRQGEINKLLREGRIIQGRIGKLKASEPPDRSKVFAKLVLEGQINSALRFLSETTSGGVLSLTDEVMSQLKQKHPNPQSAKLGSLLFGPIDDQYPESVYTEINGEMVRQAALRTKGAGGPSGVDANGFRRILACKSFKQSSTRLCEAIATMTRTLCTQYIDPMTIEPLVANRLIPLDKGEGAVRPIGVGEVLRRICGKCVMSVVKKDVVDASGSLQLCAGQKSGSEAAIHAMHTIFESDDTDAVLLIDASNAFNALNRAAALHNIRILCPIIAIYAINTYRQPARLFVIGGKEIVSAEGTTQGDPLAMGLYALSIQPLITSLQAASSVKQCWFADDASGAGSIMEIRT; encoded by the coding sequence ATGATCAACTGGGGGAAACGAAGCGATGGTAATGCAATTGTTATATCGACGTCAGTCATAACAGATGCTTACAACGAGATCGCAACCTggagaaaaaacgtttttcttgtaCCGTATGGGAAAATAGGAAGAGATTTTATTGATCAAGTGACTTTGCATATTAATGACTGGAATAGTGGTTCCGACAATCAGCACATATCCCTGAAAGCAGCTTTTGTGCTCCTCGCTGTAGGGCTCCAAAAGCCAAGCCCGAAGTCTAAGGCAAAAGATCATCAAGATGTCTTGTCTAAGCGCCTAATACTTTGGAGGCAAGGTGAAATTAATAAGCTATTACGCGAGGGTAGAATTATTCAAGGTCGTATCGGAAAACTCAAGGCGTCGGAACCGCCCGATAGATCTAAGGTTTTTGCTAAGCTTGTACTGGAAGGTCAAATCAATTCAGCGCTGCGTTTCCTGAGTGAAACAACTAGTGGTGGTGTGCTGTCTTTAACAGATGAGGTCATGTCGCagttaaaacagaaacatcCCAATCCACaatcagccaaattaggttcaCTACTTTTCGGGCCAATTGATGATCAGTATCCGGAATCCGTGTATACAGAGATTAACGGAGAGATGGTCAGGCAAGCTGCCTTGAGAACAAAAGGAGCAGGAGGCCCGTCTGGGGTTGACGCGAATGGCTTCAGAAGAATCCTTGCTTGCAAGTCCTTTAAACAGTCATCAACAAGGCTGTGTGAGGCAATAGCCACAATGACGAGGACTCTGTGTACACAATACATTGATCCTATGACCATAGAGCCCCTGGTAGCTAACCGTCTGATTCCACTGGATAAAGGCGAAGGTGCTGTTAGACCAATAGGAGTCGGAGAAGTTTTAAGGAGAATTTGTGGAAAGTGTGTAATGAGTGTTGTTAAGAAGGATGTTGTCGATGCCAGCGGCTCACTCCAGCTGTGTGCTGGACAAAAGTCCGGAAGCGAGGCTGCAATACACGCTATGCATACTATATTTGAATCAGATGACACTGATGCCGTACTTCTCATCGACGCCTCTAATGCATTCAACGCACTCAACAGAGCAGCTGCACTGCACAACATCCGGATTCTGTGTCCTATAATAGCAATTTACGCTATTAATACCTACAGACAGCCAGCTCGGCTATTTGTCATTGGTGGGAAAGAGATCGTGTCagcagaaggaacaacacaGGGCGATCCGCTTGCTATGGGTCTATATGCCTTAAGCATCCAGCCTTTAATTACGAGTCTACAAGCAGCGTCCAGTGTGAAGCAATGTTGGTTTGCAGATGATGCTAGTGGAGCTGGCTCCATTATGGAAATTAGGACGTGA